The nucleotide sequence TCGGCTTGTTCAGCGTCTGAATACGGCATGAACAAAATCTGTTCAGGGTGGCCATCAATGCGGCAGAAATATGAATTTCCGAGCGCAATGGGGTTGCGTAATGCCCAGGCAGAAAAATTGCGCTCTGATGCCTGAATCTCCAGGCCTTGCTGCGCGAACTCCAGCGTCGTTTTTTGGGGAAGCCCACCGCGCGGGCCTACTGCTTGAAAACTGACAGCCGCTGGCTTGGTGCCGATCTGTCCGCTGACCCCGAAGATCATTCCTTGCCAGGCCTGTGTCTCAGGCGACAACTCCAGCCATTGCCCAATCTGCTCGTTGCCCCACAAGCGAAGCCGAAAAGGGGAGTCGCTTGCGGTGCTTGGCAGCGCCAGTGTTGCAACAATCTTGGCGGCCCAGTTCGTCGCATCGAGCGAGAGCATCGTGGCCGACAACTGCTGGCACAGATCAGGCAACGCTTGCTGCTCACTGAGCTTGCGGGGGCTCAGGAAGAACAGGGCGGGGGGGCGACTCTGGCACGCAAGACTGGCGCTGATGAGCGAGATTCCATAACGCACGCTTGCTTGCTGCAGCTCTGACTCGCGACCCAGAATCAGCCAGGCATCCGGGCTCTGCGTCTGCAGTTGTTCCAGACAGATCTGTGGATAGTGCTTTTCCAGGTTGTCCTGCCACACATGGGCCTGACCGCGCATGCCATAGCGCTGGAGCACCGCACCGACTTCCTTGATAAGAGCAGGCTCGTCAGATAAGGAGGTGATCCAGATATTTTTCATGGCAGGTGGCTTGGTTACACACGAATACGTGGACCAATTTACCTGCTCGCCCCATTTGAATTATTTCAATCAAGTCTCAGCTCATGATCATGACTTTGGACTGGCTGGGGGCCATGACTGCGCCAAATGCATTGCCCTCGTTTTGTTTGGTGGGGGCGCTCAAGCGAACGGCGGGTTTACCCTGCAGGTTCACTTTGCTGCTGCCCTGGGTGAATTCCGCCTTGCCCATGATCTTGCCGCTGATCACCCCGCCGGCGGAACCCGCTTGGTCGCCATTGGTCATGGGAATCTGAGAGGCCTTGGTGACGGCCGGGGAGCCCGCCACCAGCACTTTGGTGGTGGTGTTCGTGGCCTGCGGTGGCATTGCAATATTGGGAAAGGGCGTTGGCACCGTTCCCACGGGCGTAGGTACCTTGCATACGTCGGGCATGGCCATGCACTGGCCGCCAGCAATAGTGACTGCAAACATATTGAGGCCTCCTAGCCCAGATCGACACGAGAGCCATCAATGCGCACGGCATCTTTGGCTTGAATGCTGGCGCGCTGGGCATTCAGTTGCGCATGGCCTTGCACATCCCAGCGTGCGCGGCCAGCCTGCACGTCGTCCAGCTCTTCGACATGGCGTGTGCTGCTGCGCATTTTCTGGATGACGCGGCTTGCAGTGGTCCACATATTCCGGGCAAAAAGGCGCAGCTCCCCCAGTCGGGCCACAGTCAATGTGGCAGTGGCATCAAGCTGATGGGCCTTCAGATTGGCATGTGCTGACTGAACGTCCAGAAGCGGGGCTTGCAGGCTCAGACTCTTTCGGGTTTTGAGTGCAATGCTGTCGGCATTCAGGCAAAGCTGGCCTTGGGTCAAAGTCAACTCCGTATCTCCCGGCAGCGCGATTCGGGACAGCTCAGGCGAAGCTTGAACCAGAACCGACAGGATGTAGCAATGTGCTGGAAGCTCCTGAATATGTAGCGGGTAGCGCACGCTCATGGCTGGCTGTAGTGGTTTTTGTTGCTCAGTGCTGTAGAGCAGAACCAGATCGCCTACCTGTGGCGCGAGCAAACAGCTTGCCGCCAAACGGGCGCGAACATTCTGTCCGTTGCATTGCACGGTCAACCACTGTTCCTCTTGTCCGGTCACCATGGCGGTGAACATGGGGGATCCGGCCAGGCTGGGTGTTCCGGCTGGGGCCGAATTCTGGGTGACTTGTAGGTTGGACATGGTCGGTCTCCTGAATTGAGAGTCAAAGC is from Comamonas fluminis and encodes:
- a CDS encoding DUF4150 domain-containing protein → MFAVTIAGGQCMAMPDVCKVPTPVGTVPTPFPNIAMPPQATNTTTKVLVAGSPAVTKASQIPMTNGDQAGSAGGVISGKIMGKAEFTQGSSKVNLQGKPAVRLSAPTKQNEGNAFGAVMAPSQSKVMIMS
- a CDS encoding DUF3540 domain-containing protein, with amino-acid sequence MSNLQVTQNSAPAGTPSLAGSPMFTAMVTGQEEQWLTVQCNGQNVRARLAASCLLAPQVGDLVLLYSTEQQKPLQPAMSVRYPLHIQELPAHCYILSVLVQASPELSRIALPGDTELTLTQGQLCLNADSIALKTRKSLSLQAPLLDVQSAHANLKAHQLDATATLTVARLGELRLFARNMWTTASRVIQKMRSSTRHVEELDDVQAGRARWDVQGHAQLNAQRASIQAKDAVRIDGSRVDLG